The following proteins are encoded in a genomic region of Oncorhynchus kisutch isolate 150728-3 linkage group LG18, Okis_V2, whole genome shotgun sequence:
- the LOC109909024 gene encoding B-cell CLL/lymphoma 7 protein family member B-B-like, producing MSGRSGRAETRSRAKDDIKKVLAAIEKVRKWEKKWVTVGDTSLRIFKWVPVTDTKQIYRSKSITGEVRGLKDVVLENTSSTMDFLDECSNQSFLSDVYQPKMDSSSSSSQHASEAVSPLPHTTTLRTAEDAQPPMLGQESVDEPSQPAHEVADEPPTLIKEDLVLPLGVRVRVPCTEEEEEESGAPPLKKICTEKKSVLR from the exons ATGTCTGGACGGTCAGGTCGCGCGGAGACACGAAGTCGTGCTAAAGATGATATTAAAAAGGTGCTGGCAGCAATTGAAAAAGTGCGTAAATG GGAGAAGAAGTGGGTAACTGTGGGAGACACATCCCTACGCATATTCAAGTGGGTGCCTGTGACAGACACTAAACAG ATATACCGGAGCAAATCCATAACTGGAGAGGTTCGAGGTCTAAAAGATGTGGTGTTGGAAAACACCAGCTCTACCATGGATTTCCTAG ATGAATGCAGCAACCAGAGTTTCCTGTCTGATGTCTACCAGCCCAAAATGGACAGCAGCAGCTCAAGCTCCCAGCATGCCAGTGAGGCAGTCAGTCCTCTTCCTCACACCACAACACTCCGCACGGCCGAAGATGCTCAACCACCCATGCTGGGCCAGGAGAGTGTGGACG AGCCATCCCAGCCAGCACATGAAGTTGCTGATgagcctcccacattgatcaaGGAAGACCTGGTTTTGCCCCTTGGTGTTCGAGTAAGAGTTCCATGCACAGAG gaagaagaggaggaatcaGGAGCCCCTCCACTGAAGAAAATTTGCACTGAAAAAAAGTCTGTACTGAGATAA